One Cuculus canorus isolate bCucCan1 chromosome 2, bCucCan1.pri, whole genome shotgun sequence genomic region harbors:
- the RALA gene encoding LOW QUALITY PROTEIN: ras-related protein Ral-A (The sequence of the model RefSeq protein was modified relative to this genomic sequence to represent the inferred CDS: inserted 1 base in 1 codon; deleted 2 bases in 2 codons), whose amino-acid sequence MAANKPKGQNSLXLHKVIMVGSGGVGKSALTLQFMYDEFVEDYEPTKADSYRKKVVLDGEEVQIDILDTAGQEDYAAIRDNYFRSGEAFFVSSPLQSWNPFAATADFREQILRVKEDENVPFLLVGNKSDLEDKRQVSVEEAKNRADQWNVNYVETSAKTRANVDKVFFDLMREIRARKMEDSKEKNGKKKRKSLAKRIRERCCIL is encoded by the exons ATGGCAGCAAATAAGCCTAAAGGACAGAATTCCT GCTTACACAAAGTCATCATGGTGGGAAGCGGTGGTGTAGGAAAATCTGCTTTAACACTACAGTTTATGTATGATGAG tttgttGAAGATTATGAGCCCACCAAAGCAGACAGCTACAGG AAAAAGGTGGTTCTAGATGGCGAAGAAGTCCAAATTGATATA TTGGACACAGCAGGGCAAGAGGACTATGCTGCAATTAGAGACAACTACTTCCGAAGTGGAGAGgctttctttgtgtcttctcCATTACAGAGTTGGAATCCTTTTGCAGCGACTGCAGACTTCAG GGAACAGATCTTAAGAGTGAAAGAAGATGAGAATGTTCCTTTTTTGCTAGTTGGTAATAAATCAGATTTGGAAGATAAAAGGCAAGTTTCTGTAGAGGAAGCAAAAAACAGAGCTGATCAGTGGAATGTTAACTATGTGGAAACTTCAGCAAAAACACGAGCTAATGTTGACAAG GTGTTTTTCGACTTAATGAGAGAAATTAGAGCCAGGAAAATggaagacagcaaagaaaagaatgggaagaagaaaagaaaaagcctagCTAAGAGGATCAGAGAAAGATGTTGCATTTTATAA